The genomic region gtccctttcaacaGTCTGTGCATCTGTAAAACACTGAGCACAAGCGACATATCCTGAACAATTTGGGATAAAGCTGGGAACTCAGGCCACAATTACACTGCTGAGCTTTGAACAAAGCCTGCAGAACAGAAATACTCTTGACAGGCTCAGCCAAGGTGTATTAAATGCAGCAaactctcctccctcccctgtaTGTTCCAGTGGTGCCAGAAGGcacccagcctgcagccctACTGGACAATGCTGTCCATACAGGCTGGGACTGCTGGCACAGGTGCTTCTGTACCTTCCTGGGACAACTGTGGCCCTCTACAACTACCTAAACCAGGGAGATGCTTTATGTCATCAAAAGCAGGTGTTTTTTCATATCTGAAAGAGGCTCCTCTCCAGTAAAAGTCTTTATCACCTTCTTTCCCTAAAGAAAGCCAAAAGCCTCCATTTGTACTGCAAGAGTGGAGCCCTTTCAGCAAATGAGAATTAACGATACAAGTGCTCCAATAAACTGGTGGCTCCTCTGCTTCCAACCTGAAGCCACCACTGTTGGGTAATTGTTAACAGTAACGACtgaacagctgctgctccttttctgtGATAGTTTCTGTGCATTATCAGCTGTCACAGGCACTTTGGGACAGTGACATGTAAACTGAGCATTTGTCTTTTGAGATATGTTATCAACAAGGCTATCATCACAGCTAAACAAGTTAAAAACCCAAGCCAGACaattatgaaaaagaaaacaaaagacagaGGTCAGAATTATGTCATCAAATCTAGAAGTTGATTGCATATGACTTTAGGAAATCTACTAAAAATCAGCGTTGGCACAATTATTTATTCAACTCCTCTTCTCTGGAGCTCTTgtgaaaagaaaccaaaccaaaagagAAAGCCCCAAAAAGATACTCAATTCCTACCCTTCGTGGTGTGTTTATCCATGCCAGATGAGTAAAATGAGAGTCCACTGAAACTGCCACCACTTCACAGTTCACATCACGAAATTCTTTCGCTTTGTTGCTGAAGGCCACAATTTCCGTGGGGCAGACGAAGGTGCTGTGGGAAGACAGATCAGGCTGTAATAATTCTGCCATCTTCTCTAGAGAAGACTCATGTCTGTTTCTAGGCATTTTCTTTAGACTGATAATTTTTTAGCCATGTTTCCTGCTCAAAATTAGTTTCAGTCTCAAACCAACAGTCACAGCCGCACAGCTGGAACACCAGTTACCATCTCCAAGTTCTAGACAGATTCCTTACAAAGATGGAGAAACTGCCTCTGCTAGACACTCTCTGGACAGAGTTTTTGGAAACTATAGCAGAAAAATCTGCAGGTTAAACCCTTCTCCATGTGCCCACATGCACCAAGACACTCTTGGCAATTCAAGTCTTCCGAGCAGACTGACCCCCATCCTATCATGTTTTGCTCTAAAGCAGTCTAGCTGCAGTTCTCCTGGCCTTGTTTCTTCAAGGACAGAGTCTCCAAGGCAGTCCCAAATTGCAAAGCAATGTCCTCAACCCTGGGATCTGAGTGTAACAGGAaccacagccagctcctgaTGCAGGCCTTGCAGCTAGAAGATGCTCTCCAGCCACCCTATCCACTGCTTTAACACACAATGGCCGCGTGCCCTCAATCTTATCACTCACGCTCTAGAAACAGGCACATCTGCCCTGCAAGACTGGCTCAAATCGAACAAACCCAGAACGACTTGCAGCGCTTGTGATGACCTTCAGCAGGACCTTCAGAAGGCCCATCgggaaaagggagaaagccGCACTCACAAGTCCAGGGGGTAGAAGAACAGAACAAGGTATTTCCCCTTGAAATCATCTAGGCTCAGCTCCTTGAACTCTTCGTTCACGACAGCCGTTCCCTTGAAGGCCGGGGCGTGCTGGGTCACCGCCACAGCGAACCGCGAGGAGCCTGCGGAGGGGAGAACGCAGAGctgcgggccgggcccgggggcgCTCCCGGGGCGCCTTCCCCAGCCGCCCTCCCGCACTTACCGAGGCTGAAGGGGCGGCGGGCGCAGGCCGGGGGCCGTGCAGTCCCTCTCCTCCCGGCGGCGGCAGCCAGGGGCACCTGCGGGGACAGAGGGGGTCaggccggcggcggggccgggcgggcaggCCGGCGGGCGGGCCCTCACTCACCGCGGCGCGCAGCAGCCTCCCCAGCGCGGCGGCCATGTCGAacggcgggcggagcggggcggagcggggcggagcggggcgggccgCCGCGGGCGGGAACCCCGGAGGGGCGGTGAGGGACGCACGGGAATCACGGAATCGATCCGGTTGGGAAAGGCTTCTCGGACCATGGAGTCCGACCTATGGTCGAACACCAGCGGGCAGCCAGACCATGGCACGGAGGGCCACGTCCAGTCTGTCCTTGAAGACCTTCAGGGACcgtgactccaccacctccctgggcagcccattccaatgtctaacCACCCTTTCTGCGAAGCAGtgcttcctaatgtccaacctaaacctccctacgcacagcttgaggccatgtCTTCTTGTCTTGCCCTTTATTActtgggagcagagcccgactCCTCCTGTCAAGGAGTTGTGGAGAGTGGTAAGGTTGgccctgagcctcctccaggctaaacatcccTGGCTCCCTCCCCTGCTTCTCAcaggtgctccagacccttccccagctccgttcccttctctggacctcctccagcccctcaatgtccttccaGAACTGCggggcccagaactgggcacagcactcgaggtgcagcctcaccagtgccatgTCCCCAGCGCCGTGCCCACTGATACAGCCCAGCTTGTGCTCAGAAACCTTCCCCATACACCCTTACAACTGGCTCTGACTTTGTTGAACTCACTGGGATTAcagttacagaatcacagaatattctcaGTTGGAAGGAATACACAAGGGCCATCAAAGTCCATCTCCAGGTCCTGTCCAGGACACCCccagagtcacaccatgtgcctgagagtgttgtctaaacacttcttgaactctgtcaggcttggtgctgtgtccacttccctggggagcttgtTCCAGCACCCAGTCATCCTCTGATTTTTCTAAACCCTGGTGGTTTTTCTAATATacaacctaaacctctcctgactcAACTTTAGGCCGTTCCCTCAAG from Camarhynchus parvulus chromosome 6, STF_HiC, whole genome shotgun sequence harbors:
- the PRDX3 gene encoding thioredoxin-dependent peroxide reductase, mitochondrial: MAAALGRLLRAAVPLAAAAGRRGTARPPACARRPFSLGSSRFAVAVTQHAPAFKGTAVVNEEFKELSLDDFKGKYLVLFFYPLDFTFVCPTEIVAFSNKAKEFRDVNCEVVAVSVDSHFTHLAWINTPRRSGGLGKMNIPVLSDLTKEISRSYGVLLEGPGIALRGLFIIDPNGIIKHLSVNDLPVGRSVDETLRLVKAFQFVETHGEVCPADWIPNSPTIKPSPEGSKEYFEKVHY